From one Physeter macrocephalus isolate SW-GA chromosome 18, ASM283717v5, whole genome shotgun sequence genomic stretch:
- the LOC114484250 gene encoding chloride intracellular channel protein 5-like isoform X3: protein MQTYSGLPAKGSTKSINMNDEDCSTICDRIQKEKTYEDSDQPAENGGPLYNDVHEDLKAEDNLYATELETHGYDSVDIYAVVGQESTSASFQEETGEYLLPENVYPEAQHPQPGEPQENGSEMEADLPSPSSFTIQHSRAFSTSEGSPTSYSADGVSEENESASTNPEMNLFVKLHPFWYLDLRILAALTF, encoded by the exons ATGCAG ACCTACTCAGGTCTGCCTGCAAAAGGAtccaccaaatcaataaacatgaaTGACGAAGACTGCAGCACCATCTGTGACAGAATCCAAAAAGAGAAGACATATGAGGATTCAGACCAGCCAGCAGAAAACGGAGGTCCCCTTTACAATGATGTCCATGAAGACTTGAAGGCAGAAGACAATTTATATGCCACTGAGTTGGAAACCCATGGGTATGACTCTGTGGACATTTATGCTGTTGTTGGTCAGGAGAGCACCTCAGCCTCTTTTCAAGAAGAAACAGGAGAATACCTCCTGCCTGAAAATGTATATCCTGAGGCTCAGCATCCTCAACCTGGGGAGCCCCAGGAGAATGGAAGTGAGATGGAAGCAGATCTGCCTTCTCCTTCCAGCTTCACCATCCAGCACAGCAGAGCCTTCTCCACCAGCGAGGGCTCCCCTACCAGCTATTCTGCTGATGgtgtttcagaagaaaatgaatcagCTTCCACTAACCCTGAGATGAACCTCTTTGTGAAG